The genomic DNA TATTTGGGGAACAACAGGATCGCATCTTAACATTTTACATTTAGTCCATCCACACCATAAAATTCAATCAGAAAAAATTCTTACATTTACGAAGTGGAATGAAAAACTCTTGAGATTTCGTGCATTATCAGGGGTTATTTTTAACCGCCACTTCCACTTCGTAAGTGGAAGTGAGTATTCGGATGCTTGACAATTTTGATTTTTTGTTTATACTATTTCTATAAATAATAAATTTTTATAACTTACGGAAATGAAATATTTAGAATTTAAAAATGCAGTTAGGAATTTTCCTATCATTTCACTAACTCATATTTTCAATATTGATAGGAAAACACAAACCCTTAAAGTTCAGTTAAGGGGATGGCAGAAGAAGGGGTTGGTTATTAAACTTAAAAGAGGGCTTTATATTTTGAATGAGAATGATAGAAAAATTGAGCCATCAAGAATTTTCCTTGCCAATGCCCTATATTCACCTTCTTATGTGAGCACAACCTATGCCTTTGGATTTTATGACTTAATCCCTGAAAAGGTTATAGATGTCACATCTATNNNNNNNNNNTACTAAAAAGACCGCTAAATTTACCAATATCTTTGGCACTTTTATTTATCAGCACCTGAAAACTAATCTATTCTTTGGCTTTAAGGAGATAAAAGATGAAAATGGATTCCCTGTTCTTATTGCCGAGCCGGAAAAGGCAATCCTTGATTTTATCTATCTAAATTTAAAAGATTTTAAGGACAAAGAAACGGATGTCTTTAGCCTTTCGTATAGATTTCAAAATTTAAATATCTTAAGAAAGAAAAGGCTTATGGATTTTGCAGAAAGGTTTCAAAGCAAAGAGATTTTTGATGTGGCGAAGAATCTGTTGGATTTTATAAAAGAGGAGAAATAATTTTATGCTGGATTTGATTAAAGAAAGCATTTCAAATGTTCCAACACTTGAGAGAAGGACTCATTTAACCAGAGAGTTTTTGCAATTATTTATATTGAAGATTCTCTATGACCGCGACTACTTTAAGAACCTTGCCTTTGTTGGCGGGACAGCCCTGAGATTTCTATATAATTTGCGAAGGTTCTCCGAAGATCTTGATTTTTCCCTTATTAATAAAAAGGGTTATAAATTTGATGTTCTTTTAGAAAGGATTGTTTATGACCTGAAAAGCGCGGGTTTTTCTTTAGATATCAAGAAAAATATAGAAGGAACAGTTCAATCAGCGATGTTAAAATTCAAAGATATCCTTTATCTTTTGGGCTTATCTAAGGAGAGGCATCAAAAACTCTTTATCAAGATTGAAGTGGATTCTAATCCACCCAGGGGTTGGCATACAGAACTTTCGTTGGTAAGTAAACATTTTGTTTTTACTGTAGTACATTTTGATATTCCTTCTCTTTATGCGACAAAAATCCATGCCTGCTTTTTTAGAAAATACATTAAAGGGAGAGACTTTTATGACCTTCTGTGGTATCTCGGGGGGAAAACCGTTCCCAATTTTGAACTTCTAAACAATGCTATAGAACAGACCGAGCATAAAAGAATAAATTTAAATACGGAAAATTTTAATGACTTTTTAAAGGAAAGGCTGGCTGCCATTGATTTTATAAAAGTAAAAAAGGATGTGGAGAGATTTATAGAGGACAAGAACGAACTTAAACTATTGGATAAAAAAGTAATATTAAAACTAATATGATACGACGGTTGTTAGTCTTTAGATATTAGAGAAAAAATATAGGAGAAAAACGAGGGCAGTGGGGTCGAATCTTAAAATTTTATATTGACAATTAGAGTAGCAGAAGTAGTCAGTGGTCGGTAGCCAACCCTTGATATTGTTCTACAATTCCAGAATAGTAATTGGTAAGTTTTTTCCAATTTGTAGCGGTCGGATTTATCCGACATAATAAAAAAAGAACCAAAATATTGTGCGATAAATCGCACCGCTACATTTTTCTCAATAATGGAATGGTGGAGAGTAGATTTCAAGATTTCAAAATTTTGAAATGTTCAGAAATTTGGACAATGATAAATGGTAGGTTTGGGCTAAATCTACTCATAGATAAAGATGGATATGTACTAAGACGTTATTGACTTTTAAGAATTGTTAAGTAAAATGAATTATGGAAATAGTTTTTAGCCGCCACGCACGACGAAGAATGAAATGGAGAAATTTAAATCCGGAAGAGATTATTGAAACCGTACAATCGCCATAAAAAGTTGAAGATACCATTTATGGAAGAAAAAATGTCTACAAGAAAATAGGTTTAAAATTTTTAAAGGTCACTTATATTGAAGAAAAAAGTAGGATTGTTATTATCAGTGCAGTTGATAAAAATAAGTAGGAGGAAAAATGAAAATAGAATTTGATAAACAGGCTGATGCGCTTTACATATATATGCAAGAGAGACCCGTTAAAAAAACCAAAGAGATTGAAGAGGGAATTTTAGTCGATTTTGATGAAGATAACCGCCTCATAGGAATAGAAATCTTAGATGTCACCAAACGTTTTAATCTTTCGGATATTGTTAATCTGCAAATTGAAAATCTGCCGGTTGAAACTTCTGCTGGTTAAATAACCCAAACATCTTTGCAAAAAGAGGGGTGTGGTACAAGGAAATGGATTGGAAGTCGAGAAGAAGGGCGACGAATAAAGGAATGAATTCTTTAAGACTCTTTGTACATATTGTCATTTCCGCATTTGGTCAATAGACCAAATGAGAAAGTGATACACTTCTTCGATTTGTCAATTTAACCATAAACTTTCCCCACTTACGAAGTGGAATGAAAACTGGTTAAATGTCAAAACTGGCTCATAAACATTCAAAAATCCTTCCTTCCTTGATCTTTTACCCCAAATATTTCTCCACCCACGTACCTTATCAGAATCTTCGTTCTTACCGATAACCATCTCTTTACCCGCAATATAGCTGAAGATATTAAAAGAGAGGGCAAATTCCGCTTCAAGGATGGAGTCTTTTTCTGAATAACGAGTTTCAAAATCAAGCGGTAGAGGATTTCCAACGCCGATGTTTCAGCAAGTATATCAGGGCACTACATTAAAAGGGTATTGGGTTATCAGAAAATCAGGAGGCAGGGTATCAGTCACGACAAACACTGCAAGTGGTATCCTTCCTATTATCCTCGTAGGGACTACCCCTGTGGTTGTACGCTCTTCTTTTTTACCATCATATTTTACCATATTATTTTTGACAGCATTGATTGCGATGAGTATTATAGATAAACAAGGTCTTCGTCGTAATATAACGAGAGAAAGAGCAGCAAATAATCGCGGATATGCCGGGTGATAAGAAAGTTATTTTTTATATTGTTCCTACCATTTTCACCGAGTTTTTTTGCATATTCAGGTTCATTTAAAAGTTGTTTTAAATAATAGGCAGTACCATCAATAGAATAAGTAAGAATCCCTGAATATTTGTGGGTTATCTGTAATGGAATCCCACCCACTGCCGAGGCAATAACTGGTTTTCCTTTCCATAGTGCCTCGGCAACAGTTAATCCAAAACCTTCTTTTAGAGATTTTTGTAGTATAACCGATGACGCCCTTTGCAATGCATTTATTTCAATATCACTTGCTGGTGGTAAGAACAAAATATGGATGTCGGGGTCATTGGCCGCGGCTTCCCTTACCTTCTGAAGAACATTCATCCCTTCCGGGTCGTCTGTGGCACCACCGCCTGCAAGCACAAGCTGGCAATCAACATACCGTTTCACTTTTTTATAAACCTCAATCACACCAATCGGGTCTTTTAGATAATCAAAACGGGAAATCTGGGTTACGATCGGTCGATTTTTATCAATCTGAAAACGCTCAAGGACAATTGAAACAATCTCAAAATCTAATTCTTTGTTCTTATCACTCAATGGGTCAATGGAAGGGGATATCAAAATCTGAGGAATTATTAATTTTCGGGCAAATGATGGTGCGGAAAATACTGCCTTATCATACTGGTTGATATACGACTCCAGAAAATTTATAATATTCTCTTTTGGTTCAGTAAAGTCAATATGACACCGCCAGAGCCATTTTTTGCCAATTTCTCTTTTTTTGTTCACTATTGCAATTGGCTGAGGGTCGTGGATAAAAACTATATCACCATAGAAATTTATTTCCCGGGCATTCATCTCATTAATTGAAAGAAAATATTCAATATCGGTTTTAGTTATTTCTACATCAACACCATGCAGTGCATTGTGCATTTTCTTGGTGATGGTAAAGAATTTTTCATCACCCTTTATCACATCCCAGCGCACATCCAATCCAAGTTCCCTTAAAAGCGGAATCATTCTTAAAAGGATTTCTGCCACACCACCACCCACCGATGTTGAATTAATATTTTGGATTGTTTTGTCTTTGCATCTGATTGCCAGGAGATACAATTCATCAATAATTCCCTGCCCAACGATTGGTATGTAATCTTTAATGGCCGGCATACTTTTTAATTATAAAAATTAGTCTTTTACGCAGACCCTCAAGGGTTATTGTATATGGGTCCAATCGTTCAATTTCAATCGCTGCCTTTTCTTCTCCAATATCCCTTAACCAGCAGGAAAAATCATTGACCCCATTTTTGAGACGAAGTCTTGATTCAATTAAGTGAAAGTATAACGAATTTATACTCACACTTTTTAATGCATCCAAAAATTCCATTATATTATTTGCCACAAACGGCGTAATCAATATGAATGTTTGGCACTTCATAAAGTGGAACTCTTGACCCTCCGGTGCGATTGTCTTTGGATTTTTATTTTCTATGAAGTCAGTCAAAATATTTATGAATTGTTCTTTTAATTCTTGAAGATTTGTAAACCGGGCAATATTAACACTTGCCATTTTCTCGCCAAGTTCTTTTATGTTCAGACTCGTATTAACCCAGTAGGCAAAATCATTGGGTGGTTCAGGATATAGTGCAAGTTGTTGATATAAAAGCCGGTGCGTGTGGTAATATATAGAAGAGAGTGGCACGGTTTTTATCCCATTTAATAGTTCTGGAAGATTTTTTGCCTTGATTCCTAAAAGCTGAATAAGGCGCAAGCCAGTTTTGAAATAGAACGGGGCAGGCATAATACTATTTAATTATCTCCTCAAGGAGTGCAAGTACATCTAAATGACTTCGCACGTAGTATTTGGCAAAGGATTGTGGTGTTCCTACTTTAATGGTATAGGAGTTATAATCAAGGAGGAGTTTAAAAAGGTCTTCATCAGTCCAGTCATCGCCAATTGCCATTATAAAATCAAAATTATTTCTTGAAAACCAGCGCAGGGCGGCTGCTCCTTTATTGACCCCTGAATTTCTAACCTCCACAACTTTACTGCCCTGTAAAATCTGCAGATCAAGATTTGCGGTTAAATAGAGTAAATTATCAACGAGTTCTTTGGCAACCCTTTCTGCCCTTTCCCGATTTGCATTCCGATAGTGCCAGACAATGGAATATTCTTTTTCTTCAATAAAAGAACCAGGCAGGCGGTCAACATATAATTCCATTACCTGGCGTATTTCCTGGATCCATCTGTTTGTTAGCGGCTTGAGTAATTCCCAGTCTTTATCTTTTTCCTTTAACCAGATGCCGTGTTCAGCAACAAGATTCAATTTTAGTGAGCCAAACCAATCCTGAATGGTCTTTCGGTCTCTACCGCTGATTAAAATTAATTCTACCTCTGGAATAACTGAGAGACTGCCCAAAATCTCAAGAATTCTCTTCGTGGGCAATACCATCTCCGGTCTTGATGCAAACGGCACCAATGTTCCATCGTAATCAAGGAAGATTAACCGGCTTAAACTATTTTTGAAATCGTTCTTCAATTTTTCTTTTACTGTGGTTGTTAAGTAATAGGTTGCATATTTCTGCTGGATTTCCTTCACCTTATTTAATCCCATTAAAAATTCTTCAGCCCATCTTTTGACATTATAACGAAGTAGCCGATTCTGCATAATGGAGTTCCGCTGTTTCTGCTCTTCTATATCCATCTCCAGGGCATTCTTTATCACGGCCGCAAGTTCATCGGGATTATTGGGATTTATAATAGCGGCCTCACGCAACTCCTCCGCGGCACCGGCGGTTTCACTTAATATCAAGACACCGGTCTTGTCCTGACGGCAGGCAAGATACTCTTTGGCAATTAAATTCATTCCGTCGCGCAATGGCGTAACCATTGCAATATCGCTTATACTGTATAATGCGACAAGCGGATAAAAAGGCATAAATCTATACTGATAGATAATAGGTGTCCAATCCAATGTCCCAAATTCACCATTAATCTCGCCAACCAATTCATTAATCCGTTTCTTTATTCGCTGATAATGCTCAACCCCGATTCTTGAAGGAACGACCACCAAGACCAGAATTACCTTTTTACGCCAATGTGGATAATTCTGCAGAAAGATTTTATAAGCAATCAGGCGATTCAGAATGCCTTTTGTATAATCTAACCGGTCAATAGAAAGGATTATTTTGTGTGTGCCCAGCACATTTAAGAATTTGGTTCTTTCCTTCTCGACCTTTTTATTGCTCACCGCATCATAAAATTTTTTGAAATCTATACCCATCGGGAATGTATCAATCTTTATTATTCTCTCGCCAGAAATAATCTCGCCCATACTATTTTCAATACCTAAGATTCTCAATACACATCTTAAAAAATACTGGGCATAATCATTGGTGTGAAAGCCTATTAAGTCTGAGCCCAAAAGTCCAAGTAAAATTTCCCGACGCCACTTTTCTGGTAAAAGTCTAAAAAGTTCAAAAGATGGAAATGGAATATGTAAAAAAAAACCAATTGCAGCATTTATTAATTTTTCCCTTATTAAACCAGGCAATAACATTAGATGATAATCGTGAATCCATATTATATCGTTGGGTTGGACAATTTTTAAAACATAATCCGCAAAAATCTGATTAACCTTTTTGTAATAATCCCAGAATTTTTCATCGTAAGTTGCATAGCTTGGGAAATAGTGAAACAGAGGCCAGATCAATTTATTGCAAAAACCATGATAAAACTGGTCCATTGTCTCTTCATTTATGTAAACCGGAAAGGCATTGTATTTTGAAGATAATAATAAAGTCAATTTTTTTTGTTGTTCGTGATTTTCAATACTGATGCCGGGCCAACCAATCCAGACATATTTACCCTCAAGAGGTGTTGTACCCTTTAAGGAATCAAGATAGGTACTGATTCCAGAGACAAGCCCCCCGACGCTTTGTTTAAATCTAAATTCACCATTTTTTTGAGTAATCGTAACCGGCAGTCGGTTTGAAACAATTATCAACCGGCGTGGTGGACAAAGATTTTGACCTTCAAAGGAATCACTCATATATGATAATAATTAATAAGGGGCTATTGTCAAGACACATTGCTTCTTTTATTGTCATTATTATAGATTAATATGTACTAAGGTAATATCAATAATTGTATTGTTAATCTGCAAATTGAAAACCTTCCGGTTGAAATTTCTACTGGTTAAATAACCCAAACATCTTTGCAAAAATAGGTGTGGTACGATGGCATGAATTGGAAGTCGAGAAGAAGGTGACGAATACAGAATGATCTCTTAAGGTTCTTTGTATACATTATACACTTCTTTGCCTTGTCAATTTGACAATTGTTAAAGTATCAAATTATGAAAGGATGACGCTATACTGCATTATTATCCCCCTTTGATATTATTCTATTGTTCCAGAATTCCATAATTATGGAATAATGGAATGGTGGAGAGTAGATTTCAAAATTTCAAAATTTTGAAATGTTGAAATGCAGGAGCCACTCAAGGAAAAATATGCCATCATTTTATTTAATGAAAAGATTATAACAAACTTCTATACAAATCCTTTGTCTTTTCAGATGGTTCGCAACCGAGTTCTTTTTTGAAAATGCTTTCGCATCTTCTATACTGGGCAATTGTCTTTGCCTTTTCACCTGCCTGCATGTAGCAGTGCATAAGAAATCTATGTGCTTCCTCATCAAGAGGGTCATTGATAAGCAATCTTGCGGTAAGTTCAATTGCCGAATCAGTTTGTGCCTTTTTCAGGTAAATATCTCCAAGTGCTAATACTGCCAGACGGAATCTCTCGGAGTAATAATCTCTCATTTGAAGAATCCAGTCATCGTAAAATCCTTCAAGAAATTTCCCTTTATAAAGGTCAATTGCTTCCAGAAGATCACGCTCGGCACTATGAACCTTACCTTCATTTAATGACTTTTCTGCCTCAGAGATTTTAATGTTGAATTTTTCTGCATCAACCTGCACCCTTGTCAGCTGGTATACTCTCTCCCTGAATTCTACATAATCTTTTCCAATCACGCTTTTTAATTGATTTAAACACACATGGAAATTGTTGGTAAGTTTATCGCTTGAAAGGTCGGGCCAGAGCAAGGCTCCAATCTCATCGCGGGTCATTTCCTTTTTTCTCAAATACCCATTCAATAAAAGTGTAAATAATTGGCGCGGTTTTGCCCATTGCCATTCTTTTTCTTCAACGACTCTTTTGTCAGGTAATTCAATTGATAGTCTGCCGAATGTTTTTATTTTGAGCGGACTAATTTTAGATTTTGTTTTATCCGGACTCAGAATATCACGCCATCCCTGCATACCGTAATTCCTTGCACATTCAATTGCCTTGTCTTTGTAAAATGTTGATTCTTTTTTCAATTCTCGGTATCCAGAAAGGACATTGTGGATTATAATCAATAATTGCATCAACTTCACATAATCCTTCTTTTGCAAAATCTTTTCAATTCCACATTCAATATCAACAAATGCCTTTTCTCCGGGGACTTTAGTAAACCCTTTTAATATCAAATATTCTTCATTTTCTTCAATTTTATCATCAATTTTCTGAAGAATGGATGTCACTCTTTTCAAATCAACAGGTTTTTTACTAATGGCAAAAACATATCCTTCACATAAATGATAGAGTTTTTTGAAAGGATTTTCATTTAGTTTTGAAATGATATCTAAGAGTTTTTTTAAAAAATCTTGGGCAGTTTTATAATCATTGTTTACAATCGAAAAATATGTATAACTATGGTATATCCAGAATAGGTCAGTTTTCAGGTTTAACCTTTCGGCGAGTTTTAATGCCCTATCAAATTCTTCTTCAGCCCTTTTTAAATAACCCTGGAAGAAATATAAATTGCCAAAATTTAAATATGACATAAATTGCTCTCTTATCCAGCCATTTTTGATACTTGAATCCTGATGGATTTGAAATAGTTCTTCAGCCTTTTTAAAATTCAGGGTGAACATATTGGCAATACCAAGATTTCCGCAGGTTGCCGCAATATATCTTTCATCTTTTATTTCTCTTGCCAATTCAAGGGCTCTTTCTGCCCAGGGTATTGCTCTATTCCAATCTCCCATTCGGTGATATATAGTAGCAAAACAATAGTTTAGACGGAATTTCTGGTATAAATCAGCAATTCTTTCGTACTTTTGTTTAAGTTTTTCGGCATGTTCAAGCGCCATTTTAAAATTACCTAAATTAGCATAGGCAAAAGCACGGTTGGTTTGGAGTGTAAGAATGGTGCGCGGGTCAGGTTTCAGTCTTTTTGATTTAATAAATCTGTGTGCATCTTCTACTATTTTGAGAACTTCTTCATTATTACCTGTGCGTAATTGAGCGAGGGTCATATCTTTATATAGAAATATCATTAGATTATTTATTTTTTTTATAGTCAATTTTTTTCTCATAAATTTTAACGCGATATGATAATAATTCAAAGCGTCAGAATATCTACCCGCCCGTCGTAGAGAGTTGGCTGAGTCAATAAAAAGGGGCAAAAGTTTTGCTGTGAGGAGATGTCTGTTTGCCGAAATCAAATTTAGCGCCTTTTCTTTATATAAGAGTACCTTTGGCGATTCTTTTTTTTCTTCAAAATCTTTAATTAAATCAATTGTAAGCCCTAATAATTTAGGAGATTTATGTCCCGCAGAAGTAAACTGGTGTAATGCTTCTTCTTTCAGCCCTTTTTTTAATAAAAACTGACCTAATTTATTGTGCAACGATTTTCTTTCTTTCTGTGGTATAAAATTATAGATTGTTTCTTTAATCAAAGGATGGATAAAGGCATATTTATCATTCTGTTTAATAATTATTCGGTTACTTAAAATATTATCAATTTCTCCTGCTGATATTTTGCAATTTAACATATCAGTATTAAATGATTCTTGAGAAATTAAAGAAGCAGATTTGATAAATCGTTGTTCATTTAGGGATAGAATTTCAAATTGTTCCTTTATAATATTGAATAGCGTATCGGGAAGATTTATTTCTGTATAATTGGGAGTTGTAGATCAACGTTGTTTTTCAGCGTCAAAAAATATAATGCCCTTACTCATCAAAAATAATAAAAATTCCTTTGTAAATAAAGGATTTCCTCTGGTTTTGTTATAAATCCAGTCAAATAATTTATTTGGTAGTTCCCGCTTAAACATCAATCTGTTCAATTCATAAATTTCATCACTGGAAAATTGTTCAAGATTAATTTGAAATAGGGGAGAGGTTGATTTCAAAGAATCTATCCACCGCTGGGTTGCATCATCAAGCCTTGTTCCTAAAACTAATAAAACCGGCATAGAAAAGATATTCTTACTTAAAAGATTTATACAATCTTTTATTTCTTTATTTGCATTATGTAAATCGTCAAATACCAAGACAGTGGGGTATAAACGCGTGAGATTCTGGAAAAACTGAATAACAATCTCTGGGGTTAAATTTAGCTCGGAAATCTTTTTTGGCTCATAGGGGAAGACAGATTTTAATATCGGAAATTTTCTTACATATAATGTGTAAAGATTTTCATTGACTACAAGAGGAATTGATGTTCCAATACGAAGGCGGTTTAAAAAAGTGTTAAGGATACAGGCAAAGAATTCATACAAATTTTGTGAATTTTCAATCTTTGAATAACAGGTAAAAAAGGTATTTTTATCCGTTATGCTAAGAAATTCTTTTAATACACGTGTCTTGCCAATCCCGGGTTGTCCAGCAATAACCAATATATTACCTTCGTTATCAATTGACCGTGCTAATTTCTCTTTGTATAATCCTAAAATATCCTGTCGACCGATAAAAGGTAAATCAGAAAAAGCCATTTCAACAATCTTTTGAACTACAAGGCATTTAAGGGCAAATCAAGGCAATTTTAATATTAAAGGCAATTGAAGAGAATCATGGCAATATGAGGCATAAGAGGGCAGTCAGACTGCCCTCTCGCCATTTTTAGCCTTTTATCGCCCTCTTTAGCCTTTTATAGTTTAAGGATATCGTTTATGTTCGTTAGCAGTTCCTTTATCTCATCAAGTGTCAAATCACCCATATGGGCAATTCTGAAGGTCTTTTCCTTCAAATCACCATAACCGTTGGAAATCTGGAATCCTCTCTTACCGAGTTCGGAATTCAAGTCGGCAACGGTAATTTTTCTTGTATTATCAACACAGGTAAGGGTAACTGATTCATAACCGGGTTCCGGGAAGAGTGCAAAATGCTTCTTAGCCCAATCTCTAACATATTTTGCCATTTCCAGATGCCTTTTATAGCGATTCTCCATACCTTCAGCAAGAATTTTATCCATCTGTTTATCCATAGCATACATAAGCGTTACCGCAGGTGTCGTCGGTGTCTGGCGGTCTTTTTCATATCTTTTTAACATTGCATCAAAATCAAAATAATATCCACGGTCAGTGATTGTTCTTGTTCTCTCAAGGGCACGCTGGGTTACGGTGCAGACTGCAAGACCAGGGGGGAGGGCAAAGCATTTCTGACTGCTGGTCAAACAAACATCTATGCCAAGTTTATCAATCTCAATCTTATCACCCATCAATGAACTCACGGTATCAACAAGGAAAAAGGTATCAGGATATTTTTTCATCACTTCGGCAATCTCTTCAATTGGTGCACGCACACCTGTTGATGATTCATTATGGACCAATGTAACTGCATCGTATTTTT from candidate division WOR-3 bacterium includes the following:
- a CDS encoding nucleotidyl transferase AbiEii/AbiGii toxin family protein → MLDLIKESISNVPTLERRTHLTREFLQLFILKILYDRDYFKNLAFVGGTALRFLYNLRRFSEDLDFSLINKKGYKFDVLLERIVYDLKSAGFSLDIKKNIEGTVQSAMLKFKDILYLLGLSKERHQKLFIKIEVDSNPPRGWHTELSLVSKHFVFTVVHFDIPSLYATKIHACFFRKYIKGRDFYDLLWYLGGKTVPNFELLNNAIEQTEHKRINLNTENFNDFLKERLAAIDFIKVKKDVERFIEDKNELKLLDKKVILKLI
- a CDS encoding DUF2283 domain-containing protein; the encoded protein is MKIEFDKQADALYIYMQERPVKKTKEIEEGILVDFDEDNRLIGIEILDVTKRFNLSDIVNLQIENLPVETSAG
- a CDS encoding glycosyltransferase — translated: MPAIKDYIPIVGQGIIDELYLLAIRCKDKTIQNINSTSVGGGVAEILLRMIPLLRELGLDVRWDVIKGDEKFFTITKKMHNALHGVDVEITKTDIEYFLSINEMNAREINFYGDIVFIHDPQPIAIVNKKREIGKKWLWRCHIDFTEPKENIINFLESYINQYDKAVFSAPSFARKLIIPQILISPSIDPLSDKNKELDFEIVSIVLERFQIDKNRPIVTQISRFDYLKDPIGVIEVYKKVKRYVDCQLVLAGGGATDDPEGMNVLQKVREAAANDPDIHILFLPPASDIEINALQRASSVILQKSLKEGFGLTVAEALWKGKPVIASAVGGIPLQITHKYSGILTYSIDGTAYYLKQLLNEPEYAKKLGENGRNNIKNNFLITRHIRDYLLLFLSLYYDEDLVYL
- a CDS encoding DUF5752 family protein gives rise to the protein MPAPFYFKTGLRLIQLLGIKAKNLPELLNGIKTVPLSSIYYHTHRLLYQQLALYPEPPNDFAYWVNTSLNIKELGEKMASVNIARFTNLQELKEQFINILTDFIENKNPKTIAPEGQEFHFMKCQTFILITPFVANNIMEFLDALKSVSINSLYFHLIESRLRLKNGVNDFSCWLRDIGEEKAAIEIERLDPYTITLEGLRKRLIFIIKKYAGH
- a CDS encoding bifunctional alpha,alpha-trehalose-phosphate synthase (UDP-forming)/trehalose-phosphatase, which gives rise to MSDSFEGQNLCPPRRLIIVSNRLPVTITQKNGEFRFKQSVGGLVSGISTYLDSLKGTTPLEGKYVWIGWPGISIENHEQQKKLTLLLSSKYNAFPVYINEETMDQFYHGFCNKLIWPLFHYFPSYATYDEKFWDYYKKVNQIFADYVLKIVQPNDIIWIHDYHLMLLPGLIREKLINAAIGFFLHIPFPSFELFRLLPEKWRREILLGLLGSDLIGFHTNDYAQYFLRCVLRILGIENSMGEIISGERIIKIDTFPMGIDFKKFYDAVSNKKVEKERTKFLNVLGTHKIILSIDRLDYTKGILNRLIAYKIFLQNYPHWRKKVILVLVVVPSRIGVEHYQRIKKRINELVGEINGEFGTLDWTPIIYQYRFMPFYPLVALYSISDIAMVTPLRDGMNLIAKEYLACRQDKTGVLILSETAGAAEELREAAIINPNNPDELAAVIKNALEMDIEEQKQRNSIMQNRLLRYNVKRWAEEFLMGLNKVKEIQQKYATYYLTTTVKEKLKNDFKNSLSRLIFLDYDGTLVPFASRPEMVLPTKRILEILGSLSVIPEVELILISGRDRKTIQDWFGSLKLNLVAEHGIWLKEKDKDWELLKPLTNRWIQEIRQVMELYVDRLPGSFIEEKEYSIVWHYRNANRERAERVAKELVDNLLYLTANLDLQILQGSKVVEVRNSGVNKGAAALRWFSRNNFDFIMAIGDDWTDEDLFKLLLDYNSYTIKVGTPQSFAKYYVRSHLDVLALLEEIIK
- a CDS encoding BTAD domain-containing putative transcriptional regulator; the encoded protein is MLNCKISAGEIDNILSNRIIIKQNDKYAFIHPLIKETIYNFIPQKERKSLHNKLGQFLLKKGLKEEALHQFTSAGHKSPKLLGLTIDLIKDFEEKKESPKVLLYKEKALNLISANRHLLTAKLLPLFIDSANSLRRAGRYSDALNYYHIALKFMRKKLTIKKINNLMIFLYKDMTLAQLRTGNNEEVLKIVEDAHRFIKSKRLKPDPRTILTLQTNRAFAYANLGNFKMALEHAEKLKQKYERIADLYQKFRLNYCFATIYHRMGDWNRAIPWAERALELAREIKDERYIAATCGNLGIANMFTLNFKKAEELFQIHQDSSIKNGWIREQFMSYLNFGNLYFFQGYLKRAEEEFDRALKLAERLNLKTDLFWIYHSYTYFSIVNNDYKTAQDFLKKLLDIISKLNENPFKKLYHLCEGYVFAISKKPVDLKRVTSILQKIDDKIEENEEYLILKGFTKVPGEKAFVDIECGIEKILQKKDYVKLMQLLIIIHNVLSGYRELKKESTFYKDKAIECARNYGMQGWRDILSPDKTKSKISPLKIKTFGRLSIELPDKRVVEEKEWQWAKPRQLFTLLLNGYLRKKEMTRDEIGALLWPDLSSDKLTNNFHVCLNQLKSVIGKDYVEFRERVYQLTRVQVDAEKFNIKISEAEKSLNEGKVHSAERDLLEAIDLYKGKFLEGFYDDWILQMRDYYSERFRLAVLALGDIYLKKAQTDSAIELTARLLINDPLDEEAHRFLMHCYMQAGEKAKTIAQYRRCESIFKKELGCEPSEKTKDLYRSLL
- a CDS encoding AAA family ATPase; translated protein: MAFSDLPFIGRQDILGLYKEKLARSIDNEGNILVIAGQPGIGKTRVLKEFLSITDKNTFFTCYSKIENSQNLYEFFACILNTFLNRLRIGTSIPLVVNENLYTLYVRKFPILKSVFPYEPKKISELNLTPEIVIQFFQNLTRLYPTVLVFDDLHNANKEIKDCINLLSKNIFSMPVLLVLGTRLDDATQRWIDSLKSTSPLFQINLEQFSSDEIYELNRLMFKRELPNKLFDWIYNKTRGNPLFTKEFLLFLMSKGIIFFDAEKQR
- a CDS encoding alanine--glyoxylate aminotransferase family protein; amino-acid sequence: MHKKLFIPGPTEVRDDILQAQAKPMIGHRSKDFSALYEGIVNKIKKALNTQNHVIVFTSSGTGIMEGAIRNCVYKDVLCCVNGAFSDRWFKIAKACGKNADEIRVDWGKAIKPEMIEDKLKKKKYDAVTLVHNESSTGVRAPIEEIAEVMKKYPDTFFLVDTVSSLMGDKIEIDKLGIDVCLTSSQKCFALPPGLAVCTVTQRALERTRTITDRGYYFDFDAMLKRYEKDRQTPTTPAVTLMYAMDKQMDKILAEGMENRYKRHLEMAKYVRDWAKKHFALFPEPGYESVTLTCVDNTRKITVADLNSELGKRGFQISNGYGDLKEKTFRIAHMGDLTLDEIKELLTNINDILKL